Proteins encoded by one window of Roseibium sp. Sym1:
- a CDS encoding GFA family protein — protein sequence METHTGGCLCGAVRFTATGQPLRVGLCHCMDCRKHHGALFHASAIYPEDAVTVEGETGSYQRRSFCPRCGSSVFSQTGDEMELHLGAFDAPDQFRPSYELWTIRREAWLPDISEMTLYERDREDGEDE from the coding sequence ATGGAAACCCATACCGGCGGCTGCCTATGCGGTGCGGTTCGTTTCACCGCCACGGGCCAGCCGCTGCGCGTCGGCCTCTGCCATTGCATGGACTGCCGCAAGCACCATGGTGCGCTGTTTCATGCTTCGGCGATCTATCCCGAGGACGCCGTCACGGTCGAAGGCGAAACGGGGTCTTATCAGCGCCGGTCCTTCTGCCCCCGCTGCGGATCCTCGGTGTTTTCACAGACCGGCGATGAGATGGAGCTGCATCTGGGCGCATTTGATGCGCCGGATCAGTTCCGGCCGAGTTATGAACTCTGGACCATAAGGCGCGAGGCCTGGCTGCCGGACATTTCCGAGATGACGCTTTACGAGCGGGACCGGGAGGACGGAGAGGACGAGTAG
- a CDS encoding branched-chain amino acid ABC transporter permease: protein MSLILLIEQVLNGLQFGIMLFLMAAGLTLIFGVMGLINLAHGSLYMIGAFCAAAVAAATGSFLLGLVAALAGAAIAGALVELVVIRRLYDKDHLDQVLATFALILIFSEGTRWIFGSFPLFLNVPDFLSGPVTLPGGIEYPLYRLTLIVVGLLVALGLWLLISRTRLGVQIRAGENDREMIAALGIDIARLYTIVFALGAALAGLAGALVGAIQSVQVGMGEPVLILAFVVIVIGGIGSIKGALIGAILVGLTDTLGGIFLPELLKLVLDPSTATSVGSSLASMAIYILMAAVLILRPAGLFGARA, encoded by the coding sequence ATGTCACTTATTTTGCTCATAGAGCAGGTTCTGAACGGCCTGCAATTCGGCATCATGCTGTTCCTGATGGCTGCCGGGCTGACGCTCATCTTCGGCGTGATGGGGCTGATCAATCTGGCCCACGGCTCGCTCTACATGATCGGTGCCTTCTGCGCGGCAGCCGTCGCCGCAGCGACCGGTTCCTTCCTGCTCGGCCTCGTGGCCGCGCTGGCCGGCGCCGCGATAGCCGGTGCGCTGGTGGAGCTGGTGGTGATCCGGCGTCTTTACGACAAGGACCATCTCGACCAGGTGCTGGCAACCTTCGCCCTGATCCTGATCTTTTCCGAAGGCACGCGCTGGATCTTCGGCTCCTTCCCGCTGTTCCTGAATGTGCCCGACTTCCTGTCCGGTCCGGTGACCCTGCCGGGCGGGATCGAATATCCTCTCTACCGGCTGACCCTGATCGTCGTCGGGCTGCTGGTGGCGCTCGGCCTGTGGCTGCTGATTTCCCGGACGCGTCTCGGCGTTCAGATCCGGGCAGGGGAGAACGACCGCGAGATGATCGCCGCCCTCGGCATCGACATCGCCAGGCTCTACACCATTGTTTTCGCGCTCGGCGCCGCACTGGCCGGGCTGGCCGGAGCGCTGGTCGGCGCGATCCAGTCGGTCCAGGTCGGCATGGGCGAACCGGTGCTGATCCTGGCCTTCGTCGTCATCGTCATCGGAGGCATCGGCTCGATCAAGGGCGCGCTGATCGGCGCGATCCTCGTCGGCCTCACCGATACGCTCGGCGGCATTTTCCTGCCGGAGCTGCTCAAGCTGGTGCTTGATCCCTCAACGGCCACCTCGGTCGGCTCCTCGCTCGCCTCCATGGCGATCTATATTCTCATGGCCGCGGTGCTGATCCTGCGTCCCGCCGGACTGTTCGGAGCGCGCGCATGA
- a CDS encoding acyl-CoA dehydrogenase family protein: protein MADKTFLNWPFFEGKHRVLSEELENWADAHLADVDHAYTDAACRHLVTALGEAGFLQHSGASDGKLDVRSLCLIRETLARHDGLADFAFAMQGLGTGAISLFGTDAQKAEWLPQTRSGKAISAFALTEPQSGSDVANSTMTATDDGDAYVLDGEKTWISNGGIADVYTLFARTGEAPGAKGLSAFIVTPDLPGFEIVERLETIAPHPLATLRFTGCRVSKENLVGTPGSGFRIAMSVLDIFRSTVAAAALGFARRALDEALSRVISREIQGAPLFDLQLVQGHIADMALDVDAAALLVYRAAWTKDSGAPRVTREAAMAKLFATDQAQQIIDKAVQLHGGDGVRSGTTVEKLYREIRALRIYEGASDVQKIIIARQALGAFQGD from the coding sequence ATGGCCGACAAGACGTTTCTCAACTGGCCGTTTTTTGAAGGAAAGCACCGGGTTCTCTCCGAGGAACTGGAGAACTGGGCCGACGCTCACCTGGCGGATGTCGACCATGCCTATACGGATGCCGCCTGCAGGCATCTGGTCACGGCACTGGGTGAGGCGGGTTTCCTGCAGCATTCCGGCGCATCGGACGGAAAGCTGGATGTGCGCAGTCTCTGCCTGATCCGCGAGACGCTGGCGCGCCACGACGGGTTGGCCGATTTTGCCTTTGCCATGCAGGGGCTTGGCACCGGTGCGATTTCGCTGTTCGGCACCGACGCCCAGAAGGCCGAGTGGCTGCCGCAGACACGCTCCGGCAAGGCGATCTCCGCCTTCGCGCTGACCGAACCGCAGTCCGGATCGGATGTCGCCAATTCGACCATGACCGCCACGGATGATGGCGATGCCTACGTGCTCGACGGCGAAAAGACCTGGATTTCCAACGGTGGCATTGCCGATGTCTATACGCTCTTTGCCCGCACCGGCGAGGCACCCGGCGCCAAGGGTCTCAGCGCCTTCATCGTGACGCCGGACCTGCCAGGCTTCGAGATCGTCGAACGACTGGAAACCATCGCGCCCCATCCGCTCGCAACCCTGCGATTCACCGGCTGCCGGGTGTCGAAGGAAAACCTGGTCGGCACGCCGGGTTCAGGTTTCCGGATCGCCATGTCCGTCCTCGATATCTTCCGGTCCACCGTCGCCGCGGCCGCCCTCGGCTTTGCCCGGCGCGCGCTCGACGAGGCGCTCTCCCGGGTGATCTCAAGGGAAATCCAGGGGGCGCCGCTCTTCGACCTGCAGCTTGTGCAAGGCCATATCGCGGACATGGCGCTCGATGTCGATGCCGCCGCCCTGCTGGTCTATCGGGCCGCCTGGACCAAGGATTCAGGCGCACCGCGTGTCACCCGTGAAGCGGCGATGGCCAAGCTCTTTGCCACCGACCAGGCGCAGCAGATCATCGACAAGGCGGTGCAGCTGCACGGCGGCGATGGCGTCCGTTCCGGCACCACCGTCGAGAAGCTTTATCGCGAGATCCGGGCGCTGCGCATCTATGAAGGCGCGTCCGACGTCCAGAAAATCATCATCGCGCGCCAGGCCCTTGGCGCCTTTCAGGGAGACTGA
- a CDS encoding AMP-binding protein, with protein sequence MLGPSAHVDTFTRDNLPPEDQWPDFLLENFQYPERLNAGVELTDRMVEQGFGDHTALIGNGRRRTYKELADWTNRLAHALTEDLGVKPGNRVLIRSANNPAMVACWLAATKAGAVVVNTMPMLRAGELAKIVDKAEIEFALCDTRLMDEMVACAKTSSFLKKVVGFDGTSNHDAELDRLALEKSVLYDAVPTGRDDVALLGFTSGSTGTPKATMHFHRDLLIIADGYAKEVLGVTPDDVFVGSPPLAFTFGLGGLAIFPLRFGAAATLLEAATPPNMIEIIEKYKATVCFTAPTAYRVMLQAMDEGADLSSLRAAVSAGETLPAPVYDAWMAKTGKPMLDGIGATEMLHIFISNRFEDHKPACTGKPVSGYEVKIVGLDGKPVAPGEVGRLAVRGPTGCRYLADERQKDYVVDGWNITGDSFSMSEDGHLHFAARNDDMIISAGYNIAGPEVEAALLAHPAVQECAVIGVPDEERGSIVQAHVVVAGGIEISEELAKALKDHVKATIAPYKYPRSVIFADTLPKTETGKIQRFRLRPDA encoded by the coding sequence ATGCTTGGTCCCTCCGCACATGTCGACACCTTCACCCGGGACAATCTTCCGCCGGAAGACCAGTGGCCCGATTTCCTGCTTGAGAATTTCCAGTACCCGGAGCGCCTCAACGCGGGCGTCGAGCTGACCGACCGCATGGTCGAGCAGGGCTTCGGCGATCACACCGCCCTGATCGGCAACGGCCGCAGGCGCACCTACAAGGAACTCGCCGACTGGACCAACCGGCTGGCCCATGCGCTCACCGAGGATCTCGGCGTCAAGCCCGGCAACCGGGTGCTGATCCGCTCGGCCAACAACCCCGCCATGGTCGCCTGCTGGCTGGCCGCCACCAAGGCCGGCGCGGTGGTCGTCAACACCATGCCGATGCTGAGGGCCGGGGAGCTTGCCAAGATCGTCGACAAGGCCGAGATCGAGTTCGCCCTGTGCGACACGCGTCTGATGGACGAGATGGTCGCCTGCGCCAAGACATCGTCGTTTCTGAAGAAGGTCGTCGGCTTCGACGGCACCTCGAACCACGACGCGGAACTGGATCGGCTGGCGCTGGAAAAATCGGTGCTTTACGACGCCGTGCCGACTGGCCGGGACGATGTTGCCCTGCTGGGCTTCACCTCAGGCTCCACCGGCACGCCCAAGGCGACCATGCATTTCCACCGGGATCTCCTGATTATCGCCGACGGCTACGCGAAGGAAGTGCTCGGCGTGACCCCGGACGATGTCTTTGTCGGCTCGCCGCCGCTCGCCTTCACCTTCGGTCTCGGCGGCCTCGCGATCTTCCCGCTCCGTTTCGGCGCGGCGGCCACACTTCTGGAAGCCGCGACGCCGCCGAACATGATCGAGATCATCGAGAAATACAAAGCCACCGTCTGTTTCACGGCGCCGACCGCCTATCGCGTCATGCTGCAGGCGATGGACGAGGGCGCGGACCTGTCGTCACTGCGGGCCGCCGTCTCTGCCGGTGAAACCCTGCCGGCCCCGGTCTATGACGCCTGGATGGCAAAGACGGGCAAGCCGATGCTCGACGGCATCGGCGCCACCGAGATGCTGCACATCTTCATCTCCAACCGCTTCGAGGACCACAAGCCCGCCTGCACCGGCAAGCCGGTGAGCGGCTACGAGGTCAAGATCGTGGGCCTGGACGGCAAGCCGGTGGCACCGGGCGAGGTCGGCCGGCTGGCGGTGCGCGGCCCGACCGGCTGCCGCTATCTCGCGGACGAGCGCCAGAAGGACTACGTGGTCGACGGCTGGAACATCACCGGTGACAGCTTCTCCATGAGCGAGGACGGCCATCTGCATTTCGCCGCCCGAAATGACGACATGATCATTTCCGCCGGCTATAACATCGCCGGACCGGAAGTGGAGGCAGCCCTGCTTGCCCATCCGGCCGTCCAGGAATGCGCGGTTATCGGCGTACCGGACGAGGAACGCGGCTCGATCGTGCAGGCCCATGTCGTTGTCGCCGGCGGAATCGAAATCTCTGAAGAACTCGCCAAGGCACTGAAAGATCACGTCAAAGCGACGATTGCGCCCTACAAGTATCCGCGCTCCGTCATTTTCGCGGACACGCTGCCGAAAACCGAGACCGGCAAGATCCAGCGCTTCCGGCTGCGGCCGGACGCCTGA
- a CDS encoding SDR family NAD(P)-dependent oxidoreductase has product MSVAGRHIIVTGGGSGVGAACARILADNGAKVTIFGRTEARLAERELAYQVCDVTDAEAVNAAFEAARQDNGPVDGVIANAGGALSKPFARTTPEDLQAMIAVNLHGTSNVWQAALPDMKERGWGRMIAIASTAGLRGYPYVSGYCAAKHAVVGLTRSLARELAKTGITVNAICPGFVETPMLERSIQNIVEKTGMSAEAAADSLKADNPQGRFIQVDEVAEAALYLFSEGARSVNGHTLTLAGGEL; this is encoded by the coding sequence ATGAGTGTCGCCGGCCGCCATATCATCGTTACCGGGGGAGGCAGCGGCGTCGGCGCCGCCTGCGCGCGCATTTTGGCGGACAACGGCGCCAAGGTCACGATCTTCGGCCGCACCGAAGCCAGGCTGGCGGAACGGGAACTGGCCTACCAGGTCTGCGACGTCACCGATGCAGAGGCGGTGAATGCGGCTTTCGAGGCAGCCCGCCAGGACAACGGACCGGTCGACGGCGTGATCGCCAATGCGGGCGGAGCGCTGAGCAAACCCTTCGCGCGGACGACGCCTGAAGATCTGCAGGCGATGATCGCGGTCAATCTCCACGGGACCTCGAATGTCTGGCAGGCGGCCCTTCCCGACATGAAGGAGCGCGGCTGGGGCCGGATGATCGCGATCGCCTCGACGGCGGGTCTGCGCGGCTATCCCTATGTCAGCGGTTATTGCGCCGCCAAACATGCCGTAGTCGGCCTGACCAGGTCGCTCGCCAGGGAACTCGCCAAGACCGGCATCACGGTCAACGCGATCTGCCCGGGCTTTGTCGAGACGCCGATGCTTGAGCGGTCCATTCAAAACATCGTCGAAAAGACCGGAATGAGCGCGGAAGCTGCTGCCGACAGTCTCAAGGCGGACAATCCGCAAGGCCGCTTCATCCAGGTCGACGAAGTCGCCGAGGCGGCACTCTACCTGTTTTCGGAAGGGGCCCGGTCGGTCAACGGCCACACCCTCACGCTGGCGGGAGGCGAACTCTGA
- a CDS encoding MarR family winged helix-turn-helix transcriptional regulator yields the protein MPDQLSKARLRLWLKLLKSVNGIEAEIRRNLRDGHNTTLPRFDVMSALARFPEGLKMSDLSTYLKVSNGNVTGIVDKLTEEGLAERVAVPGDRRAQQARLTDKGRAAFEDLAQHHENWINDLLDGWSPDDIDALSARLEVVLNRQNEEDSSHAQ from the coding sequence ATGCCGGATCAACTTTCCAAGGCACGTCTGCGCCTGTGGTTGAAGCTTCTGAAATCCGTCAACGGCATCGAGGCCGAGATTCGGCGCAATCTCAGGGACGGCCACAACACCACGCTGCCGCGCTTCGATGTCATGTCGGCGCTGGCACGGTTTCCGGAAGGTCTGAAGATGTCGGACCTTTCCACCTACCTGAAAGTCTCCAACGGCAATGTCACCGGCATTGTCGACAAGCTGACCGAGGAAGGCCTTGCGGAACGTGTTGCCGTTCCGGGCGACCGCCGCGCCCAGCAGGCCCGGCTGACGGACAAGGGCAGGGCGGCCTTCGAGGATCTTGCCCAGCATCATGAAAACTGGATCAACGACCTGCTGGACGGCTGGTCGCCCGACGATATCGACGCGCTGTCGGCCCGCCTCGAGGTGGTTTTGAACCGGCAGAACGAAGAGGACAGCAGCCATGCGCAGTGA
- a CDS encoding bifunctional salicylyl-CoA 5-hydroxylase/oxidoreductase, translated as MRIACLGGGPAGLYFAISMKLRDPGHEIDVIERNRADDTFGWGVVLSDETLQNLAENDAVSAKAIGENFAYWDDIALHLRGERLVSTGHGFCGIGRMKLLLLLQDRARELGINLKFETEVDSAEDYRKDYDLVVASDGLNSKTRTLYQDTFKPDIDKRLCQFVWLGTHQKFADAFTFIFEETEHGWVWAHAYQFDDETATFIVECDQKTFDAFGFGEMSQEDSVRTCEEIFKDHLGGHPLMTNAKHIRGSAWIRFPRVLCEKWSHENVVLLGDAAATAHFSIGSGTKLAFESAIALAEYLHTEPDMAAAFKRYEEDRRLEVLRLQSAARNSLEWFEHVKRYLHLDPVQFNYSMLTRSQRISHENLRLRDPKWLESAERWFMDQAGVSPNAPVRAPMFTPFKLRGMVLKNRIVVSPMAQYKAVDGAPTDWHLIHYGERAKGGAGLVYVEMTCVSAEGRITPGCPGLYAPEHEAAWKRLTDFVHAETDARICCQIGHSGRKGSTRIGWEGMDQPLESGNWELVSASAIPWSDGNAMPREITRAEMDEIRDQFVAAAEMAGRAGFDMIELHAAHGYLLSSFISPVSNIRDDEYGGSLENRLRWPLEVFRAMRAVWPDDKPMSVRISANDWVGEEGITPDDAVEIAKRFREAGVDLVDVSAGQTTPKAKPVYGRMFQTPFSDRIRNEGGLPTMAVGNIYEADHANSILMAGRADLVAVGRPHLADPYWTFHEGARIGDRNAGDWPKPYLAGRDQLWRLADREAEMLKV; from the coding sequence ATGCGGATTGCCTGTCTGGGTGGAGGACCTGCCGGTCTTTACTTTGCCATCTCGATGAAGCTGCGTGATCCCGGACACGAGATCGACGTGATCGAGCGCAACCGGGCCGATGACACGTTCGGCTGGGGTGTGGTGCTCTCCGACGAAACCCTGCAGAACCTTGCCGAAAACGACGCGGTCAGCGCCAAGGCCATCGGCGAGAACTTCGCCTATTGGGACGACATTGCCCTGCATCTGCGCGGCGAGCGGCTTGTATCCACCGGCCATGGCTTCTGCGGCATCGGCCGCATGAAGCTGCTGCTGCTGCTGCAGGACCGCGCCCGCGAACTCGGCATCAACCTGAAATTCGAGACCGAGGTCGACAGCGCCGAGGACTATCGCAAGGACTACGACCTTGTTGTTGCCAGCGATGGACTGAATTCGAAGACCCGCACGCTTTACCAGGACACGTTCAAGCCGGACATCGACAAGCGCCTGTGCCAATTCGTCTGGCTCGGCACCCACCAGAAATTCGCCGACGCCTTCACCTTCATCTTCGAGGAAACCGAGCATGGCTGGGTCTGGGCGCATGCCTACCAGTTCGATGACGAGACGGCGACCTTCATCGTCGAATGCGACCAGAAGACCTTCGACGCCTTCGGCTTCGGCGAGATGAGCCAGGAAGACAGCGTCCGGACCTGCGAGGAGATCTTCAAGGACCACCTTGGCGGACATCCCCTGATGACCAATGCCAAGCACATCCGCGGCTCGGCCTGGATCCGCTTCCCGCGCGTCCTGTGCGAGAAGTGGAGCCACGAGAACGTGGTGTTGCTCGGCGACGCCGCTGCGACAGCGCATTTTTCCATCGGTTCGGGCACCAAGCTGGCCTTCGAATCCGCCATCGCGCTGGCCGAATACCTCCACACCGAGCCGGACATGGCAGCCGCCTTCAAGCGCTACGAGGAAGACCGTCGTCTGGAAGTGCTGCGCCTGCAGTCGGCGGCGCGCAACTCGCTGGAATGGTTCGAGCACGTCAAGCGCTACCTCCATCTCGACCCGGTCCAGTTCAACTATTCCATGCTGACGCGCTCGCAGCGGATCAGCCACGAGAACCTGCGCCTGCGCGATCCGAAATGGCTGGAATCGGCCGAACGCTGGTTCATGGACCAGGCGGGCGTCTCGCCGAACGCGCCGGTGCGCGCGCCGATGTTCACGCCTTTCAAGCTTCGAGGCATGGTGCTGAAGAACCGCATCGTCGTCTCGCCGATGGCCCAGTACAAGGCCGTCGACGGCGCACCGACCGACTGGCACCTGATCCATTACGGCGAACGCGCCAAGGGCGGGGCGGGGCTCGTCTACGTGGAAATGACCTGTGTCAGCGCCGAGGGCCGGATCACCCCGGGCTGCCCGGGCCTTTATGCGCCGGAGCACGAGGCCGCCTGGAAGCGCCTGACTGATTTTGTCCATGCCGAGACGGACGCCAGGATCTGCTGCCAGATCGGCCATTCCGGCCGCAAGGGCTCCACGCGCATTGGCTGGGAAGGCATGGACCAGCCGCTCGAAAGCGGTAACTGGGAACTGGTCTCCGCCTCGGCCATCCCCTGGTCCGACGGCAATGCCATGCCGCGCGAGATCACCCGCGCCGAAATGGACGAGATCAGGGACCAGTTCGTCGCCGCCGCCGAAATGGCCGGCCGCGCCGGTTTCGACATGATCGAGCTGCATGCCGCCCACGGCTATCTGTTGTCCTCCTTCATCTCGCCGGTCTCCAATATTCGAGACGATGAGTACGGCGGCTCCCTGGAAAACCGTCTGCGCTGGCCGCTGGAGGTCTTCCGGGCCATGCGCGCCGTCTGGCCGGACGACAAGCCGATGTCCGTGCGCATTTCCGCAAATGACTGGGTCGGCGAGGAAGGCATCACGCCGGATGACGCGGTCGAGATCGCCAAGCGGTTCCGCGAAGCAGGCGTCGATCTTGTCGACGTCTCTGCCGGCCAGACCACACCCAAGGCCAAACCCGTTTATGGCCGCATGTTCCAGACGCCGTTCTCCGACCGGATCCGCAACGAAGGCGGCCTGCCGACCATGGCGGTCGGCAACATCTACGAGGCCGACCACGCCAACTCCATCCTGATGGCGGGCCGTGCCGATCTGGTCGCCGTCGGCCGGCCGCATCTCGCCGATCCCTACTGGACCTTCCACGAGGGCGCCAGGATCGGCGACCGAAACGCCGGCGACTGGCCGAAGCCCTATCTGGCGGGCCGGGACCAGCTCTGGCGCCTCGCCGACCGTGAAGCGGAGATGCTGAAAGTATGA
- a CDS encoding SDR family oxidoreductase, with protein MRLDGKKAIVTGGASGFGAGIVRKFAAEGAKVMVADLNLDLAEEIAAEVKGLAIRADVSSNDSVSHLADVASSLLGPVDILVNNAGITHLPKPMQDVTEEEFDRVMAVNCKSVYLTAKHFVPAMTEAGRGAILNVASTAGLSPRPKLNWYNASKGWMITATKTMAVELAPSGVRVNAICPVAGETPLLKSFMGEDTPEMRAKFLSTIPIGRFSTPEDMGNAACFLCSDEAGMITGVAMEVDGGRCI; from the coding sequence ATGAGACTGGACGGAAAAAAAGCGATCGTCACCGGCGGTGCCTCCGGCTTCGGCGCCGGGATCGTGCGCAAATTCGCCGCTGAAGGCGCGAAGGTGATGGTTGCCGACCTGAACCTTGACCTGGCGGAGGAAATCGCGGCGGAGGTGAAGGGTCTCGCCATCAGGGCCGATGTCTCCAGCAATGACAGCGTCAGCCACCTGGCCGACGTTGCCTCCTCGTTGCTCGGACCCGTCGATATCCTCGTCAACAATGCCGGCATCACACATCTGCCCAAGCCGATGCAGGACGTCACCGAGGAGGAGTTCGACCGGGTCATGGCGGTCAACTGCAAGTCGGTCTACCTGACGGCGAAACATTTCGTGCCCGCTATGACGGAGGCTGGCAGGGGCGCGATCCTGAACGTTGCCTCGACCGCCGGTCTCAGCCCGCGCCCGAAACTCAACTGGTACAATGCCTCCAAGGGCTGGATGATCACCGCGACCAAGACCATGGCGGTCGAGCTGGCGCCGTCGGGCGTGCGCGTCAACGCCATCTGCCCGGTTGCCGGCGAAACCCCGCTCCTGAAGAGCTTCATGGGCGAAGACACGCCGGAAATGCGCGCCAAGTTCCTGTCGACCATCCCGATCGGCCGCTTCTCGACGCCGGAAGACATGGGCAACGCCGCGTGTTTCCTGTGTTCGGATGAAGCCGGCATGATCACCGGCGTGGCGATGGAGGTTGATGGCGGCCGCTGTATCTGA
- a CDS encoding ABC transporter substrate-binding protein, protein MKFTTMAAAAALAIGLTSAQAEPVKVGMITTLSGGGAGLGIDVRDGFMLAVKQAGNEDLEVVIEDDQRKPDIAVQLADKMVQSEKVDVLTGIIWSNLAMAVIPSVTAQGKFYLSPNAGPSMLAGKGCHPNYFNVAWQNDNLHEAAGAYANFEGFKNSFILAPNYPAGKDALTGYKRFYKGDLAGEVYTKLGQTDYAAEIAQIRASGADSVFFFLPGGMGISFLKQYKDSGVDLPVVGPAFSFDQGILQAVGDAALGVKNTSQWNKDIEAPANKAFVEAFQAEYGRLPSLYASQGFDTANLLLSAMAKADVKDADAFRAALEEADFASTRGNFKFGPNHHPIQDIFVREVVKEGDVYTNKIIGKALTSHADAYWSECSM, encoded by the coding sequence ATGAAATTCACGACAATGGCAGCCGCCGCGGCTCTCGCGATCGGTCTTACCAGTGCCCAGGCCGAACCGGTCAAGGTCGGCATGATCACCACGCTTTCCGGCGGTGGTGCCGGTCTCGGTATCGATGTCCGCGACGGTTTCATGCTGGCGGTCAAGCAGGCCGGCAACGAAGACCTTGAAGTTGTCATCGAGGACGATCAGCGCAAGCCCGACATCGCCGTTCAGCTCGCCGACAAGATGGTGCAGTCGGAGAAGGTCGATGTCCTGACCGGCATCATCTGGTCGAACCTTGCCATGGCCGTGATCCCGTCCGTGACCGCCCAGGGCAAGTTCTACCTGTCGCCGAACGCCGGACCGTCCATGCTCGCCGGCAAGGGCTGCCATCCGAATTACTTCAATGTCGCCTGGCAGAACGACAACCTGCATGAAGCCGCCGGCGCCTATGCCAATTTCGAAGGCTTCAAGAACAGCTTCATCCTGGCGCCGAACTATCCGGCCGGCAAGGATGCGCTCACCGGCTACAAGCGCTTCTACAAGGGCGACCTGGCGGGTGAGGTCTACACCAAGCTCGGCCAGACCGACTACGCCGCCGAGATCGCCCAGATCAGGGCGTCGGGTGCCGACAGCGTGTTCTTCTTCCTGCCGGGCGGCATGGGCATCTCCTTCCTGAAACAGTACAAGGATTCTGGTGTCGACCTTCCGGTCGTCGGTCCGGCCTTCTCCTTCGACCAGGGCATCCTTCAGGCCGTCGGTGACGCCGCGCTCGGTGTGAAGAACACCAGCCAGTGGAACAAGGACATCGAGGCGCCGGCCAACAAGGCCTTCGTCGAGGCCTTCCAGGCCGAATATGGCCGCCTGCCGTCGCTCTATGCGTCCCAGGGCTTCGACACCGCCAACCTGTTGCTCTCCGCGATGGCAAAGGCCGACGTCAAGGACGCCGACGCCTTCCGCGCGGCGCTGGAAGAAGCCGATTTTGCCTCGACCCGCGGTAACTTCAAGTTCGGCCCGAACCACCATCCGATCCAGGACATCTTTGTCCGTGAAGTGGTCAAGGAAGGCGATGTCTACACCAACAAGATCATCGGCAAGGCGCTGACCAGTCACGCCGATGCCTACTGGTCCGAGTGCAGCATGTAA
- a CDS encoding enoyl-CoA hydratase family protein — protein sequence MRSDVTHFNCEISGGVARISLDRPERKNPLTFESYAELRDWFRDLHYSDDVHAVVILPNGGNFSSGGDVHDIIGPLTKMTMKELLAFTRMTGDLVKAMLNCGKPIISAVDGICAGAGAIMAMASDLRVATPEARVAFLFNRVGLAGCDMGACAILPRIIGQGRAAELLYLGRSMKAEEGHAWGFFNAVVGADELEGTAVQMAERIVAGPTFANSMTKTMLAQEWSMSLEQAIEAEAQAQAICMQGNDFRRAYEAFVKKEKPVFEGD from the coding sequence ATGCGCAGTGACGTCACTCACTTCAATTGCGAGATTTCGGGCGGCGTCGCGCGCATTTCGCTCGACCGGCCGGAGCGCAAGAACCCGCTGACCTTCGAAAGCTACGCCGAGCTGCGCGACTGGTTCCGCGACCTGCATTATTCCGACGATGTCCATGCGGTGGTGATCCTGCCCAATGGCGGCAATTTCTCCTCCGGTGGCGACGTGCACGACATCATCGGTCCGCTGACGAAAATGACCATGAAGGAGCTGCTCGCCTTCACCCGCATGACCGGCGATCTGGTCAAGGCCATGCTCAATTGCGGCAAGCCGATCATTTCCGCCGTCGACGGCATCTGCGCCGGGGCCGGTGCGATCATGGCGATGGCCTCGGACCTGCGTGTCGCGACACCGGAGGCCAGGGTGGCGTTCCTGTTCAACCGGGTCGGCTTGGCTGGCTGCGACATGGGCGCCTGCGCGATCCTGCCGCGCATCATCGGTCAGGGCAGGGCGGCGGAACTGCTTTATCTCGGCCGATCCATGAAGGCCGAGGAAGGTCATGCCTGGGGCTTCTTCAATGCCGTTGTCGGCGCAGACGAGCTGGAAGGGACGGCCGTGCAGATGGCCGAGCGCATCGTTGCGGGTCCGACCTTCGCCAATTCCATGACCAAGACCATGCTGGCCCAGGAATGGTCGATGAGCCTGGAACAGGCCATCGAGGCCGAGGCCCAGGCCCAGGCGATCTGCATGCAGGGCAATGATTTCCGCCGGGCCTACGAGGCCTTCGTCAAGAAAGAAAAACCGGTCTTCGAGGGCGACTGA